GTAGCTACTCTTGCTATCGCGTGGGGCAGTGGATGTCATTTGCGGGCAGCGAAGGGCAATCGGTGGGCAATTTGCACTTTGCTGGGGAGCATTGCTCGGTGGTGGCGCAAGGCTTTATGGAAGGGGCTTGCGAGAGTGGCGAACGGGTGGCGCGGATGGCGTTGGCACTGGTGCCGTTTGCGGAACGGCTGGCTTGAATACTTTTGACTTCTTTTCAAAGTACAGAAGCAAGAAGCCCTCACCCCCAGCCCCTCTCCCAAAATTGGGAGAGGGGAGGTCATATCAATTCTCTAAGTGAGAGTTACAAAATCCCACCGCCTACGGCTCCTCCCCTTTGCAAGGGGAGGTTGGGAGGGGTGAATCTGTAGCGATTAAGAAGTGAGTTGGGATTAGAAGGGAATTTGTTTCTCTTGGTTCTGAGATTTTTGCTAAAGACCCAGGAATGGCTTGATGAGCGGCAGCAGTTTGGTGCAGGCTTCGACAAATTGAGTGGCAGTGGGCAATTGAGCCGCCATGCCTTGCAGAACGCGAATGGCTTTTTGGGCTGTTTTCTGTGCGGTTCCGGCTTGCGGTTCTTTGCCTGCTTCTGCTAAGTCTTTGATGGGTTCTAGGGCTTCGGCTTTTTCTTCGGGGTTTAGATTGCTGTCTGTTTCAATTGCGGTTTGCAGTTGGGTGAGTAGTTCTTTGATGCCGGGTTGATTGGGGTCAGTAGAGGTGGGTAATTGCTGGATAGTTTTGCTGACGGTGCCGCTGATCGTGCTGTAGTCGCCTAGGGCGTTGCCAAAGATGTCGCCTTGATTGTTGCTGAACTCGATTTTGCGGCTGGAGTCTGTGCTTTCGTTCATAGATTTACTCTCTGCGGTGGCGTTGACATCGATAGTGACGGGGCGGTTTGCTAATAGGCTGGCAATGTCTTTGAGATTGGCGCTTTGTTCTCGGTAGACAGTGATCAGGTCATCCTTGCCTTTTAGTTCAGCTTGATATTTGGCTTCTAAGGCTTTAAGAGAAATCTCGTAATTCTGATTGAATTCGCTGTGAAGTCTGGCTTTGTCGGCATTGGGTGGAGCGTTGACTTTGACGACTACGACGCCATCGCCTTTGTTTTCGATACTTTGGATCGAGAGTTCGGTGCCTTCGTTATCCAGAACGAGATTGTTGAAAGAGTAAGTGAAGGCTTTCCAGTCGATGCCGTTTCTGAAGATCAGGTCAACAGTGCTCAGGACTTCTTGAAAGAGTTTGGTGAATTCGCCAGGGGCAAAGTTGCCGCTGCTGGGGCGGCGTTCGCGTTGGTTGTTGAGCAGGTAAACGTATTCGCAAATTGCACCGTCGAGTTGTGTGGTGCTGTCGATGTTCCAGGCTTCGAGGCAAGTACCAGTAAGTTTGGCTTGATCAAAGTTTGCATTCAAGGCTTGTGTTTTGGTGAGATTTGCTCGTTCTAAGTTTGCGTTTTGTAGGATTGCACCACTAATATCGGCTTCGGTTAGGTCGGCATTGCTGAGGTCTGCACCCGTTAAATTTGCACCTTTAAGGTTGTCGCCAATAAAAGCTTTATTTTTACCATTACCTGTAACAAGTAAGCCTCGTACAGCAGGCTCAAGTAAGATAGTGCCGCCCACTCTGGCTCGATCTAGCCTAATACTCCGAGACCAGCAAGTACGAATCACAGTTGCCTTTCTGAAGTCTGTGCTCCTAAGAATTGCTTGAGCAAAGTTGGCATCAGTCAAATCGGCATTGCGAAAGCTTGTGCCCCCAATTGCAGCACAAGCGACAGCAATTCTCCGCACTAAAGCAAACTTCTCGTCGCCTGCTAAAGCGCGCCAGGCGATGTAGGCGGTTGATAATTTGCCTGCGACTACGCCTGTGAATCCGCCTGCGACTGCGACTGTCAATGTGCCTGCGCCTGCGACTGCGACTACGCCTACAACTGCGCCTGCGCCTGCGACTACGCCTATGATTGCGTCTGCGCCTGCGCCTGCGCCTATGATTGCGTCTGCGACTACGCCTGTGAATGCGATTGCGATTGCGACTGCGACTGCACCTGTGAATCCGACTGCGACTCCGACTGTGCCTGTGCCTGCGCCTGCAGCTGCGACTGCGACTGCGACTGCGACTGCGACTGCGACTGCGACTGCGACTGCGACTGTAATAACGCCTAAAGCTACTTCCAGCCCTCGACGAATTATGACAATCGAGAGAACGACCATCGTTGCCAGGACAAGCACACCGGCAATGATGTTCTGCTCAGCACTAGGAAGAAGCAGATACACAACTAAGTAGCCTGCTATCGCTGAGGAGAGTGTCGATACTAATGACAAAGCTAATGAGATGAGGCTCTGACCAATGAGCCAGCGCTTTTGCACTCCTGCTCTAGCCCCTGTAAAATTTGCGACGGTTAAATTTGCTTTGGTAAAATCTGCTCCTCGGATGTCTGCATAGCTGAAGTCTGCACCCGTCAGATCTTGGCCTTTGAACGAGCGACCTCGGAGATTAGCGCGGCGGAAGTCTTCAGGCATGGAGCTGATCCGGATGCACGGGATTGACAAGGTGATAACACATCGGGAGACCCCTCCCCCAGCCCCTCCCCGGCGCGGAGAGGGGAGCCGGATTGAGTTGGCATTTCTCCCCCTTCCCTCACAGGGAAGGGGGCCGGGGGGTTAGGTCTCTACTTGTTGTCGTTACTTCCACAAGTTCCGTCCTTACTTCTGCAAGTTCTGTCCTTACTTCCACAAGTCCTGTCCCTACTCCCGAGCTTGTTGTCGTTACTTCCACAAGTCCTGTCGTTACGACAACAACTTTTGATCTTGATCTTTAAAAAAGTTCATCTGGATCAATTGGCGCTTGAGTGAGAGCAGGTGCGATGACTCTAGAGAATCTACTGAACTTGCCTGGGAGGGCATAGAGCGCTCAGTGAATCTCTGGGATCGCCTTCAGCAAGCTCTGACATCACTCGCCAAAAATCTTTGCTCAACCCTATTTACAACTGCCTAAATTAGCGCTACATTCTCACTCAGTCTCGCTGGCGAGACGTTACCTGGTGCCGTTTGTGCAACACCAGATAACTGACCCCCGTGTTGTTAACCACAACGCGAAGGCTGAGGGAAGTTTAACACCGACCAAGGCTGTTCTTTGGTTTCGCTTTCGCGGGCCATAGAGCAGGTCCGTTAGCAGACAGACTAAGGGGTCAAGAGGTCACTAATTGCCCCTTTCCATTGACCATTCGTCCCTGCCAAGGGCGAAGCATCAAGGTCAAAGTTTCAGGCAAAGCCTCAGCTTTGTGCCGAGTGCTTCACCCTAATCCAACCATCCTGATTGCGATAAAACTATGTCTTGTCAAATTCGTTGTGCCCTCTGGGATCTGATTTCCCGTGAGGTCGAATTGCCTGCGCTCAACAAACTGATTCTGCTAACGATCGCCAACTACACCGAACCCTACCGCAGCAAAACCCCGGTGCCCATCTCCCTAATTGTGCGCGACACCCGCATCCAAGAATCCGACCTGCGCAAGTTCTTCACCAGCCTCGAAAGCGGTCACTGGATCGAGAAAACTTTAGTGCCTAATAGCGAAGGTCGGCCCCCAGTTACCGTCTACCATCTCGCCCCTCGCCTACTCCGCGCCGCCCAAGCCAAACCGACCGACTAGACACCTGAGTTTGTACCCAACTTAAAACTCACAGGGTATCTGGATCAATATTCAGTTCTCGCAGTTTCGCCGCTAAACGCTGGGCTCTCTGGGCCTCCTCAGAATGAGTCAGTAGAGTTACGCCAGTTGCCGGATTGTGAAAGCGCAACTCGCCCGTTGGCAGCAGGCGTAACTCTAAATTCAACACCTCACTAAACAGCGAGAGCATTCCATCCGGCAACTCCGTCCCAGCCATTGGCCAGTAGTTCTCGCCAGCTAAGCGCAAACCCTTGAGCCGAGGGCTGAGGTAGTCGCCCGTGGGGTCATATTGCCAATACTCGCGCACTCCTAAGTACGCATAGAGCCCCTTCTTAGTGCCTTGGTCCTCACTGACAGTACTCTTAGAGGTAATTTCCAGAATGAAATCAGGTACCTTACCGCCTTCCTCCCAAACTCTGTAAGAAGGTCGGTCTCGCTGCTCTGCCCCAAGCACTACGAACACATCTGGCGCTACTACAGCAGCAGCATTCCCCTGCTCATAGTAGAGAAACAGATTGCCGGACACATACACCTCCGGCTGACTTTGGAAGTGAATCCGCAGCACTTCAACCGCATAGGTCAAGTAATTGCGCTGGAAGTCGCTCTCAGCCATAGGCTTACCATCGTCGCTAGGATACTCAACAGGATTTGAGCGGTGGCTTGGCGAAACCGTCACTGAGAACGCCCTCCAGCAGTAGGGTTAGAACCAAAACGCAATTGTTAGCTTACGCCGTTGCTGCTTCAGCCGTTGGCCGTTCCTGGCTTGAGCCTTGCGTGCTCAGTTGAATCAGCTCAACTTTGTAGCCATCAGGATCTTCCACAAACGCGATCACCGTCGAGCCATGCTTCATTGGCCCCGGTTCACGGGTAACTTTGCCGCCCTTAGCCCGAATCGCTTCGCAAGTTGCGTAAATATCATCCACGCCCAAGGCAATGTGACCGTAAGCATCACCCAGGTTGTAGGAGTCGCGGTCCCAGTTATAGGTCAGCTCAATCACCGTATTGTCTGACTCATCGCCATAACCTACAAAAGCCAGCGTAAACTCGCCACTGGGGTAGTCCTTCTTGCGCAGGAGTTGCATCCCCAGAACATTGCAATAGAAATCTAATGATTTGTCCAGGTTGCCAACCCGGAGCATGGTGTGGAGCATTCGCATCTCTGACACTCTTAAGCGCTTCCTCTTTAGTGTACGTAGAAATCTAGTTCAGGAGTACCCACACATAGCGGCGTCTTGTGCATCCAACCAATGAAACAACGAAAATCAGTAGAGTCTTGAATGAGAACCTGATTAAAAAAGACGGCCTTTCCTATTACTAACCGTCTTGTAAATAACCAAGCGTCTTATATATAAACTCTAGAACCTAAAAAACCTTAAAAAGCGGGTATTAGGGGTCTAGAGATATTCTGGGGTCAATCCCATGTCCCTCACCCTTACCAATCTAGAACAGGTGCAAAAAGAGCATTCGGATTGGCGATTAGAGCTGGTCGATGGGAACATCATTGCTATGGGACCGTGTGATGATACCTCGAGCGAGATTGGTATAGAGTTTGCCGCACAACTCCGTAATTGGGTTAAGCCTTGCAGACTCGGGCGAGTATATGACTCTAGCGGTGGCTTCATTCTGCCGAATACAGACCTACGTGCCCCTGATGTCTCCTTTGTTTTGGCAGAGCGAATCAAGCGCGGCAATCGTAATTTTGTACAACTAGTGCCGGATTTAGTGTAGAGATCAAATTCAAGACCGACCGCATTCCAGCTCTGTACCAGAAAATTCAGGACTCCCTACAAATGGGAGCACAAGTCGGCATTCTCATTGACCCAGACAAGCTAAGCGTGACCATTTATCGCCCTGTAGGTACGCCTACCCTGGTGCAGAACGATGATGTCCTCACCTTGCCTGAATTGCTCCCCAGTTGAGAACTGCTGATTTTTGAACTCTGGCCCCCCGTGTTCGAATAAAGTCTGAGGGACAAGAACTCAGAGACAGGACCAGCTTGATCCCCTGTCTATTTAGCGCTTCCACTTAAATAAACTCCAAGGCAACCCTGGAGCTAACTCCGGAAAGTAGTAAACAAGTTGGATCATTTAGGTAAAATCTTTAGGTTTCATACCCCATGCCACAGAAGCTCTGCTCTAAGATGCTTGGGGGCAAATTGCTTATTGACTTGTCAACTCCTGTCCAATACCTAAAGAGGTCCGCGCAGCATGTTCAACGGTGCAGGCAGCACAATTGAGGCCATCCAGGCTAGAGAAATCCTGGACTCGCGGGGAAGACCCACGATTGAGGCAGAAGTCTATCTCGCCAATGACATTGTGGGGATCGCTCAAGTTCCGAGTGGTGCCTCGACCGGCAGTTTTGAAGCTCACGAGTTACGGGATGGTGACAAGAGCCGTTACAGTGGCAAAGGCGTTCTGCAAGCCGTTAAGAACGTCGAAGAAGTGATTGCTCCTGCCCTTCAAGATTTTGATGTGCTCCATCAAGAGCAACTCGACCGGCGCATGATCTCCCTCGACGGCACCCCCAACAAATCCAACCTGGGTGCAAATGCCATCCTTGCCGTTTCCCTGGCCGCAGCCAAAGCAGGCGCGCTCACGCTGGATCTTCCCTTATATCGCTACCTCGGCGGTCCATTGGCCAACCTGCTGCCAGTGCCCCTGATGAACGTGATCAACGGCGGCTCTCACGCCGACAACAACGTTGATATCCAAGAGTTCATGATTGTGCCGGTTGGCGCACCCAGTTTCAAAGAAGCACTACGCTACGGCGCTGAAGTTTTTGCTTCCTTGCACGATGTGCTTAAGGCCAAAGGTCTCCTGAGCGGTGTGGGCGATGAAGGCGGCTTTGCACCCAACTTGGGATCAAACCGAGAAGCGCTAGATCTCTTGCTGACCGCAATTGAGAAGGCTGGCTATAAACCCGGTGAACAAGTCGCTCTAGCTCTGGATGTCGCCGCCACTGAGTTCTACAAAGATGGCAGCTACACCTACGATGGCGCCCCTCACACACCTGCTGAGACGATCAGCTATCTCTCAGAGTTAGTGAGCAGCTACCCCATTGTCTCAATTGAAGATGGCCTGTCAGAAGATGACTGGGAGAGCTGGAAATCGCTGACCAACGCCATCGGCGATCGCGTGCAACTGGTGGGCGATGACCTGTTTGTGACCAATAAGGTTCGCCTGCAACAGGGCATCGAATCGGGTGCAGCCAACTCGATTCTGGTCAAGCTCAATCAGATTGGTTCGCTCACCGAAACCCTAGAGACTGTAGACCTGGCAACTCGCAGCCGCTACCGCTCGATCATCAGCCACCGCTCTGGCGAAACCGAAGACACCACGATTGCCGATTTGGCCGTCGCCACTCGTGCGGGTCAAATCAAGACTGGCTCGCTCTGCCGCAGCGAACGAGTTGCCAAATATAATCGCCTCCTGCGGATCGAAGACGAGCTGGGTGAGCAGGCCGTGTACGCGGGTGCAGTCGGACTCGGCCCGAAGCTGGTATAGTCCCGCTGTTGTTTGCACTCAACCCCTGTGGATCCTGAGGCTTCCTCCCTAGAGCTGGCGAAAACCCTGCGTGCTGTGCTCCGTTTAGGCGTGCTGATGTTGCGGGGTGGTTCGTCCAGCTTTCGGGTCGAGCAAGCCATGTCCCGTTCAGCGCAAGCAATGGGTGTTGAGCGGCTCGATGCTTACGTTACGCCCACGGGCATTATTGCCTCGGCCTATCAAGCCCAAGCCCATCAAACCCAGATCGCTCGGGTACGCGGCCTAGGTGTGGATATGAACCGCATCAGCATCCTGGAGTTCTTGGCGCTGCACATGCCACCGGCCTTTGAGCCGGAGCTGTTGGAGACGATGCTCGACAACGTGGAGCAACTGCCGCCGGTCTACCCGCCAGTGGTTCTGATCCCAGCGGTGGCTATTGCCTGTGGTGTGTTTGCAATTATCCAGGGCGGCAGTTGGCTGGAGTTTGCAGCCGCTGCCTCAGGTGCTGGTGCGGCCCAGTCGGTACGCCTACGCCTGCAAGCTGCTAAGTTCAACCCGATTCCGATTACGGTTGTTTGCGCGGCCATTGCCACAGCGATTAGTTATCCTCTGGTCCTGGCTCTGGGTCTGTTGGCCACGAAGCTCGGGCTTGGTGCGGTTGTGCCCCGGTTGGCGGTCATTTCTTCGGTCCTGCTGTTGGTACCGGGTATGCCACTAGTAACGGCGATGCTCGACCTGACACGACTAGATCTGGTTTCTGGTGTAACTCGCTTCGTTTACGCGTTGCTACTGCTGATCAGTATCGGCATTGGTATTTTGCTGGTCCTGGGTTGGACTGGCTTCACAATTGTGTAGCAGGTGCAAGCCAATGGCCCTCAATCTGAATACAGTGCTGGTTCAGGCATTGCTGGGCTTTGTTTCTACAGCCGGCTTTGCCATTCTGTTCAACGTGCCGCGTCGAGCTTTGCTGATCTGTGCGCTGATTGGCACCCTGGGACATGGGTTGCGCTTCGTGTTGATTAGTCTAGGGGTTGTGCCTGAGGTTGCAACCTTTTGCGGGTCTCTCTGCGTGGGACTGGTCGGTGCTTGGCCTGCCCACAAGCTGAACTTACCCCGCATCGTTTTCACCGTCACCGGCATCATCGATCTGGTGCCCGGCATCCCGGCTTATCAAGTTCTGGTTTATTTCAGTCGCAATGATATTGCTGGCGGGTTAGAGAGCGCAGTCAAGGCTGGACTAATCACCGGCGCGATTGTGGCTGGCTTGAGCACGGCCCGAATTTTGACCGACCGGCAATGGAGCCGCAGCGATAGCACTCATGCCTAAATTCATGTCTAATTCTTAAAGTCAAATACCGGCTAGTCGTAAATTTGCACTAGTAGGTCACTGAGCAGAACTGGACAACTTAAACTCATCAAACTTCACCACTTCGGAGTCTGGCTTCCGTGTGTCAAAGCGGTAGCTGCTCACCGTGCCAGTGCTAGTGTCTAGGATGCTAAAGGCGGTGATGTCGTTGCTAGAGAGATAAGGCAGGGGCTGACCTTCGTCGTCTAGTAAGGGAGCCAGCGTGGGCACAACTGGCTCTAAGCCATTGGGATCGCCAGTGGCAACGTAGTTGGGGCTATCCCCCGGTGGCACAGGTCGCTTGCGAGCGCCCACGTAAGCGCCGTAACTATTGCCCACGTTCGAGGACTCCAGGAAGTTCAGGCCAGCAGGACTGACAAAGCGGTTCCAGATGTGGGTGTGACCGTAGAGGACCAGTTGTGCCCCAGCTGACTCTAGTAGCGGCACGACATCGCGGATCAAATAGTCCGCTTGCCTGGGGTACTCGTAACGGATGGCCTTGATGCTGCCGTTGGCCTCCCGCTCGATCTGCTGCACGGGGTCGGTGTAGGGTGGCACGACGTTATCGCCCAGCGAATGGGGCGGATGGTGAAACATCACCAAGCGGTACTTAGCCTGCTGAAATTCGGGGCTGTTCAGCTCCTGTGCCAGCCAGTTGTACTGCGTGCTGCCCTTAGCAATGGGTTCAAAAATCAGATGGCCATAGCCCCAACGCTGCGGTTGCTGCACATCTTGAGGGCGTTCCTGGTAGCGACCGGCGTAGTTGGCATGCAGGTCAGGAGTGCGCCAAATTGTCGTGGCATACAGCACCACCAGACGCACATCACCAAAACTGACCGCGTAGTAGCGCTGGTTGCCGGTCTCACTCTGGGGCAGGCTGAACAGTTCCTCGTAGCTGTCGGTGTTGAACGAATGATCCTTAAGCCAGCGCTGGTAGGCTTGCGGTTCCTGCGGTGCGGCTGGATAGATCTTGGCTGCGATTTGGCGAGGAAAGGCATCGTAAAACTGGAGATTGAGACTTTTCTCAGTTGAGAAGCGGCCCATGACCTCGTGATTGCCAATAGCGGTGAACAGAGGCGCGTGCTGAATCAGGGCTCCACCGCGATACAGAGTTTTGACGCCGTCACGCGTCAGTTCGTATTGGGCGCGTCCTTGCAAGTTGGCAAAGAAGGCATTACCGCGGTTATCGTCAAACCACTCGGAGGCTCGGTCTGGCACGTTCACCAGATCGCCTGCCAAAAACACAGCATCCACCTGGCCCACGGTTTCAACCACCTTTTGTAGGTTGGCAGGCACTAGGGGCATCAGTTGGTGGTCGGAGGTCAGCAGAATTTTGAGCGGCGTACTCGGTTTGGGTTGAGCGCTGAGGCTGAACACCTCGCTGCTCACGGCTTGCCCATCCTCCCGCACACTCGTTACTCGATAGGGCAGGCGCACACCTGAGTTCAAGCCGGTCACCTCCGCCTCGTGTCGCCACACTGGACGCTCAACGGGTTGGCTGTAAACCTGGTCAGACTGGTTCTGCTCACCTACCTTCGAGTTCTGGTCCTCGCGGCTGCGGCTGAGCTGACGAGTTGTCGCCTTGGCAGTTTGTTCGAGCTTGGGGCCATAAGCCACGTTGTGCGTCGAGCCTGCAAACTCAGTGAACCAGACCACCCGGACTGAGTTGGTGTTGGGTAGTTGCAGGAAGGGATCGCTCAGCAGTTGGGGGCCGGGAGCATTTTGGGCCTGGGTCATCGCGCTTAAGCAAACCACAGTCAGCAGGACGGCTACCAGTATGGCGCGTCGGGTCCAAGGGTGGAACAGTTGCATGAGGCTGCGAGTGGAATACAAACGCGAGAGACGCAGACTTCTGGTAAAAGTTCGCCGATTTTTAAAGTCTGCCAACTTGGTTTAGGTAGCCCTAACCCTTAGGCCACAAGTTTTTACTGTCCTGTCTAGGCCGACTCCAGTTGAGGCTGTTTTTGCTCTCCTAGCAGGTGGCTGATCCCTTGCTTCACAAAGCCTTGCAGAAAGGCGGTGCGCTGATTTTGCGCGAACAACTCTTGCAATTTCTGGCCCAGAGTTCGCTCCGTGCAGTCCTGCTCTTGCTCCAGACAGGTCATAAAAGACAAGGCACCTAGATGGCTGAGATAGGCGGCACTCAGCCCTTGCATGACACCACCGACTGCATAGGTTGCCACGTTGCTCTTGAGCAAGGCACTGATGCCCTGAGTCGAGAGTTCGACTAAGCCCAGCTTCAGCATCAGCACACCTAAAGTCTTAGCCAACGGTTGTGCTTGCTGCAAACTCAAGGGCCGCTCGTAAATCGCGGCGATCTCCAGCAACATCTGAGCGTTGATCGCGGCAGTTGCCAACAAATCCAGGCCCGGCAATGGATTGGCGAACACCGCAGCGGCGGTTAACCACTGGTAGCGCTCAATCACAACTTGAGCTTGGCTACGACGAACCTGATTAAGACGATCTTGGGCCGTCAGCCGTAAGCTCTGGGCCTGCTGCAAGGCATTGCCTAGCTTCAGACGTTCGCTCTCCTGGCTCAGCAAGGGGGCCAGATAGGTTTGCAGTGTTGCAATTTCAGGCTTGGCTTCTTCAAACCACTCTCGCACCGAGCCATCAGCGTGATGCTGGCGAACCTTAACTGGATTGGGAGCTGCTGCAACGCTGACCACAGTCTGGACCGATGGCAGAGTTTGGCTGAGCTCGCGCAAATGCGCTAAAACCTCGTCCTGGTCGGCAGGCTGGTAGCGGTCGCTCTGGTTAAGAACTAGTACCGTTGGTCGATTACCAGCGCTCAAATCATTTAGGCGTTGAAATTCACTTGCGCTCAGGTCCCCTGCGGTCACAAATAACAGCAGGTCGGGACTTGGTATGGAAATTGGCGTAGTCTCTGTCGTTTCTTCCAGCCAAGCGACCCCCTGGCTATTTGGAGCCAGGGCGGCGATTAGACTACTCTTCCCTGATTTCGCTGGACCTGCAACACCAATTCGCAACTCAGACCGCGTCAGTTCCGCTCGAATCGCGGTTGCCTGAGCGCACAGTTGCTCCGCTGTCGTGGCTTCTAACTTGTGTGCCAGAGTTTCCGCTCTGCAAACTTCCTGCTCTACAGCAGCCGTGCTGAGGACAAGGGCTCCCCCGCGCGGTACTGTCTCAGGTTTGCTGTCACGGAGCCAGAAGTAGCCTCCCAGCACCAGAGCGAGCAGGCTCAGGCTGCCCCAGATGTTGAGGATGAGATCAGAAGCAAACCAATCGCCCAACAGTGCGACCCCGCCAACCAGGACAAGGCCACTGCCGAGCCACCGACCTTGAACAAAAGGTGAGGGCGCAGGAGCAGACATAGGAGTTCAAGTTCTGTAACCCTTATTACCCCTAAATTGTAAGGGCCAAAGACTCAACTCAAGACCGGCGGCAAGGTTTCGCTAGATTCTGCCAGCAAATCAGGGTCATAGCTGTTACGCCGCTCCAGATCAGCACCTAGATTACGTAGCTTCTGTTCCAGACGGTCGTAACCCCGGTCTAAGTGATGCAATCCAGTCATCGTGGTTTCGCCCTGAGCGGCTAAGCCAGCCAACACCAAAGATGCTGAAGCTCGCAAGTCAGTCGCAACCACAGGTGCGCCCGACAGGAAGGGCACGCCCCGCACAATCGCGATGTTATTCTTCACCCGAATATCGGCGCCCATGCGATTCAGCTCAGCGAAGTGGCGCAGGCGGTTTTCGAATACTGTCTCGGTAACCACACTATTGCCCTCCGCCAATGCGAGCAGGGCCATAAACTGCGCCTGCATATCTGTGGGAAAGCCAGGGTAAGGCAGGGTTTCTAAGTCAGTTGCCAGAGAGCGTTCACCGGGGCTAATCAGCAGCCGATTGGGTGCAGTGCTACGAATGGTCGCCCCCATCGCTTGCAGCTTGGCGATCACGGCAGTGAGATGCTCCGGCACCACGCAAGACAGCTCTAGCTCAGAGCGTGTAATCGCTCCAGCCACCAAAAAAGTTCCGGCCTCAATGCGGTCTGGAATAATCGAATACTCAGCCCCATGCAGTTGAGGAACGCCTGAAATCACAATCGTGTTGGTTCCCGCTCCCTCGATCTGAGCGCCCAAAGCGCGGCAGAAGTTAGCGAGGTCGACCACTTCGGGTTCCCGAGCTGCATTTTCAATCAGCGTCTCGCCCTCTGCCAGCGTTGCAGCCATCATCAGCGTCTCGGTTGCGCCAACGCTGGGATAATCCAGGTAAATTCTGGCGCCCTGCAAGCGCTTCCCTTTCTTGACGCGAGCATGCACCAGGCCATGCTCGATCTGAACTTCTGCTCCCATGGCTTGGAGACCTCGCACATGCAGGTCCACCGGACGCGCGCCAATTGCGCAACCACCCGGCAGAGGCACCCGCGTTTCTCCCAGCCTGGCCAACAGAGGACCAATGGCAAAAAAGCTGGCACGCAACTGGCTGACTAGCTCGTAAGGCGCGTCGGCTAGCGTGATGTCCCGAGCGTCAATTTCCAGACTGCTGCCATCCCGCCGGATAGCAACGCCGAGCGTTGCCAGAATCTCCAGCATGCAGGCGACATCGACGAGGGAAGGAATATTGTGCAGTCGGCAGACCCCTGGTGCTAGCAGCGCCCCTGCTAGAATCACCAGCGCCGAATTTTTGGCTCCACTGATCGGAACACATCCTGATAGCCGAACTCCGCCTCGAATGTGCAGAACGGCCGTATTGGCTTCAGGGGAAGCAGCAGAGTCTGATAGGCTAAACAGCGACTTAATGGCTCTACCCTCGCGCGATTGCAATCTGGAGAATAGCCCAGCTCAAAACCTTAAAATTTGGCTAATTTCAGCAGGTTATGGCTAGGCAGTATCTGAATACTGAACTGAATATGACCCACTGTAGGCAACCTCACATCTAGTGATTGACAGAATTCTTTTTTTCAGGCAGGATTAAAGACTGCAATGAGTGAATGCCTAAAAGGCAAGCTTTAATACTCAAA
This genomic window from Leptolyngbya sp. FACHB-261 contains:
- a CDS encoding pentapeptide repeat-containing protein; this encodes MPEDFRRANLRGRSFKGQDLTGADFSYADIRGADFTKANLTVANFTGARAGVQKRWLIGQSLISLALSLVSTLSSAIAGYLVVYLLLPSAEQNIIAGVLVLATMVVLSIVIIRRGLEVALGVITVAVAVAVAVAVAVAVAVAAAGAGTGTVGVAVGFTGAVAVAIAIAFTGVVADAIIGAGAGADAIIGVVAGAGAVVGVVAVAGAGTLTVAVAGGFTGVVAGKLSTAYIAWRALAGDEKFALVRRIAVACAAIGGTSFRNADLTDANFAQAILRSTDFRKATVIRTCWSRSIRLDRARVGGTILLEPAVRGLLVTGNGKNKAFIGDNLKGANLTGADLSNADLTEADISGAILQNANLERANLTKTQALNANFDQAKLTGTCLEAWNIDSTTQLDGAICEYVYLLNNQRERRPSSGNFAPGEFTKLFQEVLSTVDLIFRNGIDWKAFTYSFNNLVLDNEGTELSIQSIENKGDGVVVVKVNAPPNADKARLHSEFNQNYEISLKALEAKYQAELKGKDDLITVYREQSANLKDIASLLANRPVTIDVNATAESKSMNESTDSSRKIEFSNNQGDIFGNALGDYSTISGTVSKTIQQLPTSTDPNQPGIKELLTQLQTAIETDSNLNPEEKAEALEPIKDLAEAGKEPQAGTAQKTAQKAIRVLQGMAAQLPTATQFVEACTKLLPLIKPFLGL
- a CDS encoding Uma2 family endonuclease, translated to MTVSPSHRSNPVEYPSDDGKPMAESDFQRNYLTYAVEVLRIHFQSQPEVYVSGNLFLYYEQGNAAAVVAPDVFVVLGAEQRDRPSYRVWEEGGKVPDFILEITSKSTVSEDQGTKKGLYAYLGVREYWQYDPTGDYLSPRLKGLRLAGENYWPMAGTELPDGMLSLFSEVLNLELRLLPTGELRFHNPATGVTLLTHSEEAQRAQRLAAKLRELNIDPDTL
- the gloA gene encoding lactoylglutathione lyase — encoded protein: MRMLHTMLRVGNLDKSLDFYCNVLGMQLLRKKDYPSGEFTLAFVGYGDESDNTVIELTYNWDRDSYNLGDAYGHIALGVDDIYATCEAIRAKGGKVTREPGPMKHGSTVIAFVEDPDGYKVELIQLSTQGSSQERPTAEAATA
- the eno gene encoding phosphopyruvate hydratase — its product is MFNGAGSTIEAIQAREILDSRGRPTIEAEVYLANDIVGIAQVPSGASTGSFEAHELRDGDKSRYSGKGVLQAVKNVEEVIAPALQDFDVLHQEQLDRRMISLDGTPNKSNLGANAILAVSLAAAKAGALTLDLPLYRYLGGPLANLLPVPLMNVINGGSHADNNVDIQEFMIVPVGAPSFKEALRYGAEVFASLHDVLKAKGLLSGVGDEGGFAPNLGSNREALDLLLTAIEKAGYKPGEQVALALDVAATEFYKDGSYTYDGAPHTPAETISYLSELVSSYPIVSIEDGLSEDDWESWKSLTNAIGDRVQLVGDDLFVTNKVRLQQGIESGAANSILVKLNQIGSLTETLETVDLATRSRYRSIISHRSGETEDTTIADLAVATRAGQIKTGSLCRSERVAKYNRLLRIEDELGEQAVYAGAVGLGPKLV
- a CDS encoding threonine/serine exporter family protein, with protein sequence MDPEASSLELAKTLRAVLRLGVLMLRGGSSSFRVEQAMSRSAQAMGVERLDAYVTPTGIIASAYQAQAHQTQIARVRGLGVDMNRISILEFLALHMPPAFEPELLETMLDNVEQLPPVYPPVVLIPAVAIACGVFAIIQGGSWLEFAAAASGAGAAQSVRLRLQAAKFNPIPITVVCAAIATAISYPLVLALGLLATKLGLGAVVPRLAVISSVLLLVPGMPLVTAMLDLTRLDLVSGVTRFVYALLLLISIGIGILLVLGWTGFTIV
- a CDS encoding threonine/serine exporter family protein — encoded protein: MALNLNTVLVQALLGFVSTAGFAILFNVPRRALLICALIGTLGHGLRFVLISLGVVPEVATFCGSLCVGLVGAWPAHKLNLPRIVFTVTGIIDLVPGIPAYQVLVYFSRNDIAGGLESAVKAGLITGAIVAGLSTARILTDRQWSRSDSTHA